The following are from one region of the Phormidium sp. PBR-2020 genome:
- a CDS encoding methyltransferase domain-containing protein has translation MTDDAIARRQQEIIQQHGPWTNHNLRLGDHLYTMSDDTCSGAEVKVRRVLQAVRDFCGEDLSRLRVLDLACLEGLYGLELALHGATVVGLEGRESNLAKARFSQEVLHLDNIEFVCDDVRNLSREAYGSFDVVLCIGIFYHLNAPDVFEFAQHIANVSSRLALFDTHVSSTAEQAYEYQGQTYWGKSYAEDHTAWGSIGNEESAWLTRPSLYNLLADVGFDSVYECHQPMVPKYEQMRQEGQADRSTFLALHNPPHPLKTTDLLRNQPRDRYGDGPQ, from the coding sequence ATGACCGATGATGCGATCGCCCGACGCCAACAAGAAATCATCCAACAGCATGGCCCCTGGACGAACCATAATCTTCGCCTGGGAGATCATCTCTATACCATGTCGGACGACACCTGTTCTGGGGCGGAGGTGAAAGTCCGCCGCGTCTTACAAGCGGTTCGGGATTTTTGCGGCGAGGATTTATCTCGATTACGGGTTTTAGATTTAGCCTGTTTGGAAGGCCTCTATGGCTTGGAATTAGCCCTCCATGGGGCGACGGTGGTGGGATTGGAAGGACGAGAGAGTAATTTGGCCAAGGCCCGCTTTAGTCAGGAGGTGCTACACCTCGATAATATTGAGTTTGTCTGTGATGATGTGCGCAACCTCAGTCGGGAAGCCTATGGCAGCTTCGATGTGGTACTCTGTATCGGGATTTTCTATCATCTCAACGCCCCCGATGTCTTTGAGTTCGCTCAGCATATTGCTAATGTCTCCAGTCGTCTGGCCCTATTTGATACCCATGTCAGTTCAACGGCTGAACAGGCCTATGAGTATCAGGGACAAACCTATTGGGGAAAGTCCTATGCTGAGGATCATACGGCCTGGGGGTCGATTGGCAATGAGGAGAGTGCTTGGCTTACCCGGCCGTCTCTCTATAATCTGTTGGCGGATGTGGGCTTTGATTCGGTATATGAATGTCATCAGCCGATGGTTCCCAAGTATGAACAGATGCGTCAGGAGGGCCAGGCCGATCGCAGTACCTTCTTAGCCCTGCATAATCCCCCTCATCCACTCAAAACCACTGATTTGCTGCGGAATCAACCCCGCGATCGCTACGGCGATGGTCCTCAATAA
- the ruvB gene encoding Holliday junction branch migration DNA helicase RuvB, with translation MAIISSQSNSPQPGDNRNPLLQPETTAEDVAEYRPDGEKPADKPQTQIQADEKIRPQQLSDYIGQSELKEVLNIAILAAQSRQEALDHLLLYGPPGLGKTTMALILAAEMGVGCKITTAPSLERPRDIVGLLVNLKPGDVLFIDEIHRLSPMTEELLYPAMEDYRLDITIGKGKTARTRSIDLQPFTLVGATTRVGALTSPLRDRFGLVQRLRFYEPDELSQIVQRTAKLLDTPLTDSGALEIARRSRGTPRIVNRLLKRVRDYAQVKASGTITEEIAKAALELFEVDPMGLDWTDRRLLTVAIEQFNGGPVGLETLAATTGEDAQTIEEVYEPYLMQIGYLTRTPRGRMASPAAWVHLGYEPPKRQLPLF, from the coding sequence ATGGCTATTATTTCCTCCCAGTCTAATTCTCCCCAACCGGGCGATAATCGCAATCCCCTGCTACAGCCTGAAACCACCGCCGAGGATGTGGCTGAATATCGTCCAGATGGCGAAAAACCAGCCGACAAACCTCAAACCCAAATCCAGGCCGACGAAAAAATCCGCCCCCAACAGTTAAGCGATTACATCGGCCAATCGGAACTCAAAGAAGTTCTGAACATTGCCATTCTCGCGGCCCAATCCCGTCAAGAAGCCTTAGATCACCTGTTGCTGTACGGGCCGCCAGGCTTAGGAAAAACCACCATGGCCTTAATCCTGGCCGCTGAAATGGGGGTTGGCTGCAAAATCACCACTGCCCCTTCCTTAGAACGTCCCCGGGACATCGTCGGCTTACTGGTGAACCTAAAACCCGGAGACGTGTTGTTTATTGATGAAATTCACCGTCTCAGTCCCATGACCGAGGAATTACTCTATCCGGCCATGGAAGACTACCGCCTCGATATTACCATCGGCAAAGGGAAAACCGCCCGCACCCGCAGTATTGATTTACAGCCATTTACCCTCGTCGGGGCTACCACTCGGGTGGGGGCGTTGACATCTCCTCTGCGCGATCGCTTTGGTTTAGTACAGCGACTGCGGTTTTACGAACCCGACGAACTCAGCCAAATTGTCCAACGGACTGCCAAACTGTTAGATACCCCCCTAACCGACAGTGGGGCCTTAGAAATTGCCCGTCGTTCCCGAGGAACCCCCCGCATTGTCAATCGTTTGTTAAAACGAGTTCGGGACTACGCCCAAGTGAAAGCTTCAGGAACCATTACCGAAGAGATTGCTAAAGCGGCCTTAGAGTTATTTGAAGTCGATCCTATGGGCTTAGATTGGACCGATCGCCGTTTATTAACGGTCGCCATTGAGCAGTTTAATGGGGGGCCAGTGGGGTTAGAAACCCTAGCCGCCACAACTGGGGAAGATGCCCAAACCATTGAGGAAGTCTATGAACCCTATTTGATGCAAATTGGCTATCTGACGCGCACCCCACGGGGACGTATGGCTAGTCCAGCGGCTTGGGTGCATCTGGGTTATGAACCACCGAAACGGCAATTACCGCTGTTTTAA
- a CDS encoding Uma2 family endonuclease, whose amino-acid sequence MYDLPSEFPEELGLPDQFHELQPTLLSITCKPSNYSPEDCLTAQDLNVYYDPHHTLWHKRPDWFMVLGATHVDQQDQLRWSYVIWQEGISPFLVVELLSPGTEAEDLGRGSMRLADKPPNKWQVYEQILQVPFYAVFDRIQNEFRLFMLTGGRYQEQDLPERRFWFEELGLGLGVWTGPYRGVNGRWLRWYDRDWTCIPTPAEEAERERQEAEIARQEAERERQAAERERQRAEAAEAAFNQAQSDAQQAQERAISNFLAMGLDAGQIAAALGVSEALVQQVRDGFRD is encoded by the coding sequence ATGTATGACCTCCCCAGCGAATTCCCGGAGGAACTTGGTTTGCCGGATCAATTTCATGAGTTACAACCGACGCTCTTAAGCATTACCTGTAAACCGTCAAACTACTCGCCAGAAGACTGTTTGACGGCTCAAGACCTCAATGTCTATTATGACCCTCACCATACCCTCTGGCATAAACGGCCCGATTGGTTCATGGTTCTCGGGGCTACCCATGTTGACCAGCAAGACCAGTTACGCTGGAGTTATGTCATCTGGCAAGAGGGAATCTCTCCCTTTCTGGTGGTAGAACTCTTGTCACCGGGAACGGAGGCGGAAGATTTAGGACGCGGTAGTATGCGTCTGGCCGATAAACCCCCCAATAAATGGCAAGTCTATGAGCAAATTCTTCAAGTTCCCTTCTATGCGGTGTTCGATCGCATCCAAAACGAGTTTCGGCTGTTTATGCTAACCGGCGGCCGCTATCAGGAACAAGATTTACCCGAACGCCGCTTCTGGTTTGAGGAACTGGGGTTGGGTTTGGGAGTCTGGACTGGCCCCTATCGTGGCGTGAATGGACGCTGGCTGCGTTGGTATGACAGGGATTGGACTTGTATTCCTACCCCTGCTGAAGAGGCGGAACGAGAACGGCAAGAGGCGGAAATAGCCCGTCAGGAAGCTGAACGAGAACGGCAAGCCGCTGAACGAGAACGTCAGCGAGCTGAAGCCGCAGAAGCTGCCTTTAATCAAGCCCAGAGCGACGCTCAGCAGGCTCAGGAACGCGCCATTAGCAACTTTTTAGCGATGGGTCTCGATGCGGGACAAATTGCGGCAGCGTTGGGGGTTTCTGAGGCGCTGGTGCAACAGGTTCGCGATGGGTTCCGGGACTAG
- a CDS encoding 4Fe-4S ferredoxin → MTNLRHPLHSLKQGTWFKLICGASFQDLPAVHNLSLAYTLAGVDCIDVAADPAVVEAARGGITAAQAYLESARSRGLSPNPKPWLMVSLNDADDPHFRKAQFNPDDCPPDCPRPCEAVCPAAAIAFTEEHQGVIEERCYGCGRCLPICPQGLIGANAYRTSPETLAPFILSMAVDAIEIHTQPGHSQDFQALWQAIAPWRTHLKQLAISCLHSPQSLEYLRSLYDIIGDAFPEPIWQTDGRSMSGDIGKGTSKATIQFGQQVLAANLPGYVQLAGGTNQHTVPKLQSLGLFNNRLNCEQSSSNTPLTRPKPAKYIAGIAYGSYARAILSPILTALNSIEQGCAMSSSVYLDQHPPLLWAAVERARSLVALHHQPSAVLNAP, encoded by the coding sequence GTGACTAACCTGAGACACCCGTTACATTCCTTAAAACAAGGAACCTGGTTCAAGTTAATCTGCGGAGCCAGTTTCCAAGACCTGCCTGCCGTGCATAACCTGAGTTTGGCATATACCTTAGCCGGAGTTGATTGTATTGATGTAGCCGCTGATCCGGCAGTGGTTGAGGCAGCTCGTGGAGGCATTACGGCGGCCCAAGCCTATCTGGAGTCAGCGCGATCGCGGGGACTATCTCCCAATCCCAAGCCCTGGCTCATGGTCAGTTTAAACGACGCCGATGATCCTCATTTTCGTAAAGCGCAGTTTAACCCCGATGACTGTCCACCCGACTGTCCCCGTCCCTGTGAAGCCGTCTGTCCAGCGGCGGCGATCGCCTTCACCGAGGAGCATCAGGGCGTGATTGAGGAACGCTGTTATGGCTGTGGCCGTTGTTTACCCATCTGTCCCCAAGGACTCATTGGGGCCAACGCCTATCGCACCAGTCCTGAAACTCTAGCCCCCTTTATCCTGTCTATGGCTGTTGACGCCATTGAAATTCATACCCAACCCGGTCATAGCCAGGACTTCCAAGCTCTTTGGCAGGCGATCGCCCCTTGGCGAACCCATCTCAAACAACTGGCAATTAGTTGTCTACACAGTCCCCAGAGTTTAGAGTATCTGCGATCGCTCTACGACATCATCGGTGACGCCTTTCCCGAACCCATCTGGCAAACCGACGGGCGATCGATGAGTGGAGACATTGGCAAAGGAACCAGCAAAGCCACCATCCAATTTGGGCAACAGGTTCTCGCAGCCAACCTTCCCGGATATGTCCAACTCGCCGGAGGGACCAACCAACATACTGTCCCCAAACTGCAATCCCTAGGCTTGTTTAACAACCGATTAAATTGCGAACAATCTTCGTCTAACACGCCATTAACCCGGCCAAAACCCGCTAAATATATAGCAGGGATTGCCTACGGCAGTTATGCCCGAGCCATTTTGTCCCCCATTTTGACCGCCTTAAACAGCATTGAGCAGGGTTGCGCCATGTCTTCTTCCGTATACCTAGATCAGCATCCTCCACTTCTCTGGGCCGCCGTCGAGCGGGCGCGATCGCTCGTCGCCCTCCATCATCAGCCCTCAGCCGTCCTAAATGCCCCTTAA
- a CDS encoding EamA family transporter, with protein sequence MLWLILSLVTAFFESLRDVANKTSSTLHNDYVITWSLNAFTALLLLPFTLVLGTPTISPPFWNALLAGSFLNAIAYLYFIKAIRLSDLSKVAPLTTFTPLFLLLTSPILVGEFPTTWGLLGIFLIVSGAYLLNFAQRKTSYLQPLRALLNERGARFMLLVAFLWSLTSNFDKIGLQNSSPLFWVTTVYAANALWLFPLMLLKCQGWRQQIQAKPLPLLAIGGFNAIAVACQMTALSLTLVAYVIAIKRTSALFNVLWGRFVFQETGLKQRLLGTTIMVLGVAVIALS encoded by the coding sequence ATGCTCTGGCTCATTCTTTCCCTGGTGACGGCGTTCTTTGAATCCTTACGAGACGTCGCCAATAAAACCTCATCCACCCTTCACAACGACTACGTCATCACCTGGTCCCTCAACGCCTTTACCGCCCTTCTCCTACTCCCCTTTACCCTCGTCCTCGGCACTCCCACCATTAGCCCCCCCTTCTGGAACGCCTTGCTGGCCGGCAGTTTCCTGAATGCGATCGCCTACCTCTACTTTATCAAGGCCATCCGCCTGTCCGACCTCTCCAAAGTTGCCCCCCTCACCACCTTTACCCCCCTCTTTCTCCTCCTCACCTCCCCCATTCTCGTCGGTGAATTTCCTACCACCTGGGGCTTACTGGGGATTTTCCTGATTGTCAGTGGTGCGTATCTCCTCAACTTCGCCCAACGTAAAACCAGCTATCTCCAACCCCTACGCGCCCTCCTCAACGAACGAGGCGCTCGCTTTATGTTGCTGGTGGCCTTTCTCTGGAGTCTCACCTCCAACTTCGACAAAATTGGCCTGCAAAACTCCTCACCCCTATTTTGGGTGACCACCGTTTACGCCGCCAATGCCCTCTGGCTATTCCCCCTAATGCTGCTTAAATGCCAAGGCTGGAGACAGCAAATTCAAGCCAAACCCTTACCTCTACTGGCTATTGGGGGGTTCAATGCGATCGCCGTCGCCTGTCAGATGACGGCCCTCTCCCTCACCCTCGTCGCCTATGTCATCGCCATTAAACGCACCAGTGCTTTGTTCAATGTCCTCTGGGGGCGATTCGTCTTCCAAGAAACTGGCCTCAAACAACGACTTCTCGGAACCACCATTATGGTTCTGGGAGTCGCCGTAATTGCCCTCTCGTAA
- a CDS encoding methyltransferase domain-containing protein: MTSRFSKLLQSFRRLSSRPRGFESPISDDVPLRLGSHPLHRPHHQGCWETCEIEDSGLLRLVGWTRDPVAIPDLLVNRVTIPLLNQYRTYRPDVTPHTQLPFSGITFEYQLPYDATLTEIQLSVAGDRLWHAQGTLTLTAPAYEGLLSGDSVLGRQQIYGEGMPSPVVSEVVMALVEPLPTPILDFGCGMGALLGALRSRDRDAYQDIYGIEIDRPAIRQQLRPDIADCVTLYDGSFPLPYDDGQFASVVSIEVIEHIPHYRQVLEELARVSREQAVFTVPNIDAIPLCFPQQVVPWHLLEATHVNFFNPSSFEKLLLDYFSEVELLQIHPVTVNGTQFHTSVAAICRK, encoded by the coding sequence ATGACGTCTCGGTTTTCTAAACTGCTTCAATCGTTCCGTCGGTTGAGTTCCCGGCCGAGGGGCTTCGAGTCTCCCATCTCTGACGACGTTCCCTTGAGGTTAGGTTCCCATCCTCTCCATCGTCCCCATCATCAGGGCTGTTGGGAAACCTGTGAAATCGAGGACTCAGGACTGTTGCGATTGGTGGGCTGGACACGCGATCCAGTGGCGATTCCAGACCTCTTGGTCAATCGAGTCACGATTCCTCTGCTCAATCAGTATCGCACCTATCGCCCGGATGTGACTCCTCACACTCAACTCCCATTTTCCGGCATTACCTTTGAGTATCAACTTCCCTATGATGCGACCCTAACCGAAATTCAGCTCAGTGTTGCTGGCGATCGCCTCTGGCACGCCCAAGGAACGTTAACCCTCACAGCCCCTGCTTATGAGGGCTTGCTGAGCGGTGACTCTGTTTTGGGGCGTCAGCAGATTTATGGCGAAGGGATGCCCTCCCCGGTTGTGTCAGAGGTGGTTATGGCGTTAGTTGAGCCACTGCCCACCCCGATTTTAGATTTTGGCTGTGGTATGGGGGCGTTACTGGGGGCCTTGCGATCGCGCGATCGCGACGCCTATCAGGACATCTATGGCATTGAAATCGATCGCCCCGCCATTCGCCAGCAGTTACGGCCCGATATCGCCGATTGCGTCACCCTCTATGACGGGAGTTTTCCCCTTCCCTACGACGATGGACAGTTTGCCTCAGTCGTGAGTATTGAAGTCATCGAACATATCCCCCACTACCGCCAGGTATTAGAGGAACTGGCCCGAGTCAGCCGAGAACAGGCAGTATTCACCGTGCCCAACATCGATGCCATTCCCCTCTGTTTCCCTCAGCAGGTAGTTCCCTGGCATCTTCTCGAAGCCACCCATGTCAACTTCTTCAACCCCAGCAGTTTTGAGAAACTCCTCTTAGACTATTTTTCAGAGGTAGAACTGCTACAAATCCATCCCGTGACAGTTAACGGAACCCAGTTCCATACCAGTGTCGCCGCCATTTGCCGCAAGTAG
- a CDS encoding AAA family ATPase, producing the protein MVTPNPQQPSSILYGRSPSPEAAPSEPERDMQRSTDDLTRLLSILPEAIQTHIEQHPQRDVLIEIVMDLGRRPEARFPGQAEYLSDDPITQQDLQDCVDRVGHFGGDNRAGIEKTLHRISAIRNRSGDIIGLTCRVGRAVFGTIGLIRDLVERGQSILMLGRPGVGKTTALREIARVLADDLQKRVVIIDTSNEIAGDGDIPHPAIGRARRMQVARPELQHQVMIEAVENHMPEVVVIDEIGTELEALAARTIAERGVQLVGTAHGNRIENLIKNPTLADLIGGIGSVTLGDDEARRRGTQKTVLERKAPPTFEIAVEMLERYRWVVHESVSDTVDIWLRGRQPNPQVRTMNESGKVLISHELPDAPIAPKPPKNAGVRGWRASGQMKPLPRTNGVSTSSPQKHFEQLLDASLSNSPEFDRFGNEIVDEGERFYLYPYAISRGQLEEVIGVLELPVVITKDLDEANAVLALRSHFRNHSKLRHVAKARQIPIHLIKSSTIPQITRALRRLLQMDDPGVPDVADLRLFSHNASDDEIEALEEARLAVEQIVLPKGQPVELLPRSPKVRKIQHELVEHYRLKSDSFGDEPNRRLRIYPA; encoded by the coding sequence ATGGTAACCCCCAATCCTCAACAGCCATCTTCTATCCTTTATGGGCGATCTCCGTCTCCTGAAGCCGCCCCTTCAGAACCAGAACGCGATATGCAGCGCAGCACCGACGATCTCACTCGACTCCTCAGCATTCTCCCCGAAGCCATCCAAACCCATATCGAACAACATCCCCAGCGGGACGTTCTCATCGAAATTGTCATGGACTTAGGGCGACGGCCCGAGGCCCGCTTTCCCGGCCAAGCCGAATATCTCAGCGACGATCCCATCACCCAACAAGACTTACAAGATTGCGTCGATCGCGTGGGCCATTTCGGCGGCGACAACCGGGCCGGTATCGAGAAAACCCTACACCGCATCAGCGCCATCCGTAACCGCAGCGGCGACATCATCGGCCTCACCTGTCGCGTCGGACGAGCCGTTTTCGGCACCATTGGCCTGATTCGCGATTTAGTTGAACGGGGTCAATCTATTCTCATGCTCGGTCGCCCAGGCGTAGGGAAAACCACCGCCCTACGGGAAATTGCCCGAGTTCTCGCCGACGACTTACAAAAGCGAGTGGTCATTATCGACACCTCCAACGAAATTGCCGGAGATGGCGACATCCCCCACCCCGCCATCGGCCGGGCGCGACGAATGCAGGTGGCCCGCCCCGAACTACAACATCAGGTGATGATTGAAGCCGTCGAGAACCATATGCCCGAAGTGGTGGTGATCGACGAAATCGGCACCGAACTCGAAGCCCTGGCCGCCCGCACCATTGCCGAACGGGGGGTGCAACTGGTGGGAACCGCCCACGGAAACCGGATCGAGAACCTGATTAAAAACCCCACTCTGGCGGACTTAATTGGTGGGATTGGTTCCGTCACCCTCGGAGACGATGAAGCACGACGGCGGGGAACCCAAAAAACAGTCCTCGAACGCAAAGCCCCACCCACCTTTGAGATTGCCGTGGAGATGTTAGAACGGTATCGCTGGGTGGTGCATGAGAGTGTCTCGGATACCGTAGATATCTGGCTGCGGGGACGACAGCCGAACCCTCAAGTGCGGACCATGAATGAGAGTGGCAAGGTGTTAATTTCCCATGAGTTACCCGATGCCCCCATTGCCCCAAAACCCCCAAAAAATGCCGGGGTGAGGGGTTGGCGAGCCTCGGGCCAGATGAAACCCCTGCCCCGAACTAATGGGGTGTCCACCAGTTCCCCTCAAAAACACTTTGAGCAGTTATTGGATGCCTCTCTCTCCAACAGTCCTGAGTTTGACCGCTTTGGCAATGAGATTGTGGATGAGGGAGAGCGATTTTATCTCTATCCCTATGCCATTAGTCGCGGGCAGTTGGAAGAAGTGATTGGGGTGTTGGAGTTACCGGTGGTGATTACCAAGGATTTGGATGAAGCTAATGCTGTTTTGGCGTTGCGATCGCACTTCCGCAATCACTCCAAACTCCGCCATGTGGCCAAAGCCCGACAAATCCCCATCCATCTGATTAAATCCAGCACCATTCCCCAGATTACCCGGGCCCTGCGGCGCTTGTTGCAGATGGATGATCCGGGGGTTCCTGATGTGGCGGATTTGCGGCTGTTTAGTCACAACGCCAGTGACGATGAGATTGAGGCCTTAGAAGAGGCCCGTTTAGCCGTCGAACAGATTGTCTTGCCCAAGGGACAACCGGTGGAGTTGTTGCCGCGATCGCCCAAAGTTCGTAAAATCCAGCATGAACTGGTGGAACACTATCGCCTCAAGTCCGATAGTTTCGGCGATGAACCCAATCGCCGCCTGCGGATTTACCCCGCCTAA
- a CDS encoding ABC transporter ATP-binding protein, whose amino-acid sequence MDDLAISVHNVSKCFRRYQHPTDRLKELLFPSKKQYAEFWALRNVSLEVPRGQTLGIVGRNGSGKSTLLQIIVGTLMPTSGNLQVNGRISALLELGSGFNPEFTGRQNVFFSGQLLGLTKPEIEERFDDIASFADIGDFIDQPAKTYSSGMFVRLAFAVATSVDPDILVVDEALAVGDEAFQRRCFSRIAALQSQGSTTLFVSHSASKVVELCDRALLLDHGEALLAHEPKFTIDRYHKLIYAPPERLESFREEIRNTPDLPPDLPETPTPEPSPSTTASGEVSLSPLDEDFYDPNLVPKNTISYIPRGAKILNPHIETPDGRMVNHITGRQEYVYTYHVTFYKTAYRVRFGMLVKTVSGLELGGASFTAASQEIERVDPNTTIEVRFDFRCLLNPGAYFLNAGVSGTVDGQFTYLARGIDIAMFRVRPEQDSFASGIVDLLVDPHLKLVTDESVPRSGEALPSDSARVESL is encoded by the coding sequence ATGGACGATCTGGCTATTTCCGTTCACAATGTCTCGAAATGTTTTCGGCGATATCAACATCCCACCGATCGCCTGAAAGAACTCCTATTTCCCAGTAAAAAGCAATATGCGGAGTTTTGGGCCTTACGAAATGTCAGTCTGGAAGTCCCCAGGGGACAAACTCTAGGGATTGTGGGGCGTAATGGTTCGGGGAAAAGTACCCTGCTTCAGATTATTGTGGGGACGTTAATGCCCACATCGGGGAATTTACAGGTGAATGGCCGCATCTCAGCCCTGTTGGAACTCGGAAGTGGCTTCAACCCGGAGTTCACGGGCCGTCAGAATGTCTTTTTCAGTGGGCAACTGTTGGGATTGACAAAACCCGAGATTGAGGAACGCTTTGATGATATCGCCAGCTTCGCTGATATTGGTGATTTTATTGATCAACCGGCCAAAACCTACTCCAGTGGGATGTTTGTCCGCTTGGCCTTCGCCGTGGCCACCAGTGTTGATCCTGATATTTTGGTCGTGGATGAAGCCTTAGCGGTGGGGGATGAGGCTTTTCAACGCCGCTGTTTTTCCCGTATTGCGGCCTTACAATCCCAAGGAAGTACCACCTTATTTGTCTCCCACTCCGCTAGTAAGGTGGTGGAGTTGTGCGATCGCGCCCTCTTACTCGATCATGGAGAAGCCCTCCTCGCCCATGAACCCAAATTCACCATTGACCGCTATCATAAGCTGATTTACGCCCCCCCGGAACGTCTGGAGAGCTTCCGAGAAGAAATTCGCAACACCCCGGATTTACCCCCCGATCTCCCTGAAACCCCAACCCCTGAACCTTCCCCCTCGACAACCGCCTCAGGGGAGGTTAGCCTCTCGCCGCTAGACGAGGATTTTTATGATCCCAACTTAGTTCCCAAAAACACCATTTCCTATATTCCTCGGGGGGCAAAAATTCTCAATCCTCATATTGAAACCCCCGATGGCCGCATGGTGAATCACATCACCGGCCGTCAGGAGTATGTCTATACGTACCATGTCACCTTCTATAAAACGGCCTATCGCGTTCGTTTTGGGATGTTGGTGAAAACCGTCAGTGGCCTGGAACTCGGGGGAGCGTCATTTACGGCGGCCAGTCAGGAAATTGAACGAGTTGATCCCAATACGACGATTGAGGTTCGCTTTGATTTCCGCTGTTTGCTGAATCCGGGGGCCTATTTCCTCAATGCTGGGGTGTCAGGAACGGTGGATGGCCAGTTTACCTATTTGGCCCGAGGAATTGATATCGCCATGTTCCGGGTTCGCCCCGAACAAGACTCTTTCGCCAGTGGAATTGTGGATTTGCTGGTCGATCCTCATTTAAAGTTAGTCACGGATGAGTCTGTTCCTCGTTCCGGTGAGGCATTGCCAAGCGACTCAGCCAGGGTAGAATCACTGTAG
- a CDS encoding transposase: protein MGRSRYRVLEDSPHFLTCTVVNWLPLFSQPQLVQIILDSLQFLQDKQRLTLHAYVIMENHLHLIASSENLPKAMQTFKSFTAREIIDTLVKNKSYWLSHLQRGKSPQRYNQDYQLWQEGYHPQVIQNQQILQQKVEYIHANPVRRGYVDDPSHWRYSSDRTYQGQPGLLAIEMLR, encoded by the coding sequence ATGGGACGTTCTCGCTACCGTGTCCTGGAAGATTCTCCTCACTTTCTGACCTGTACCGTGGTCAACTGGCTACCTCTGTTTAGTCAACCTCAATTAGTGCAAATTATTCTCGATTCTTTGCAATTTCTCCAGGACAAACAGCGCCTCACACTTCATGCTTATGTCATCATGGAAAATCATCTCCATCTGATTGCTTCATCTGAAAACTTGCCAAAAGCAATGCAAACATTTAAGTCGTTTACCGCTCGTGAAATCATTGATACGTTAGTTAAAAATAAAAGTTATTGGTTGAGTCATTTACAACGAGGTAAAAGCCCCCAACGGTATAATCAGGATTATCAACTTTGGCAAGAGGGCTATCATCCTCAAGTGATTCAAAATCAGCAAATCTTGCAGCAAAAAGTTGAGTATATTCATGCTAATCCTGTGCGACGAGGCTATGTTGATGACCCCAGTCACTGGCGTTATTCGAGCGATCGCACCTACCAAGGGCAACCCGGACTCTTGGCCATCGAAATGCTTCGTTAA
- a CDS encoding ABC transporter permease translates to MPSSNSKITSFRRYVEEARWGFKLELLKTLVQRELESRYKGSVLGNLWPLLTQLSQLLIYTYVFSIVLQVRLELSGVPANNFAYGLWLFAGLVPWFAFTTGLSQAASAVVSQTNLVKKVVFPLSLLPLVPVCAAFVESTFGLMILVIFVAIFTQQFHTTLLLMPLLCLPQLLLTSGLGYFTAALTVFLRDIPQTLNVVLNLWFYLTPIVYPVSTIPEGFRNWIFWLNPLAALAEVYRDAIIVGQIQHWGEWAIAGVVASIVFLGGLWSYRKLRPGFADVL, encoded by the coding sequence ATCCCCTCTTCTAACAGCAAAATCACCTCCTTTCGGCGTTATGTCGAAGAGGCCCGTTGGGGGTTCAAACTCGAACTCCTCAAAACCCTGGTTCAACGAGAACTCGAATCTCGCTACAAAGGTTCGGTATTGGGGAATCTCTGGCCGCTGCTGACGCAACTGAGTCAACTGCTGATCTACACCTACGTTTTTTCCATCGTACTCCAAGTTCGCTTAGAACTCTCGGGGGTTCCCGCCAACAACTTCGCCTATGGATTGTGGCTATTCGCGGGCCTCGTCCCTTGGTTCGCGTTTACCACTGGCCTCTCCCAAGCCGCCTCAGCGGTAGTGTCGCAAACCAACTTAGTCAAAAAGGTGGTCTTTCCGCTGAGTTTACTGCCCCTCGTTCCCGTCTGTGCCGCCTTTGTCGAAAGTACCTTCGGCTTGATGATTTTGGTGATTTTTGTGGCTATCTTCACTCAGCAGTTCCATACCACCCTACTGCTCATGCCACTCCTGTGTTTGCCGCAACTTCTCCTCACCTCTGGGTTAGGCTACTTTACCGCCGCCTTGACGGTGTTTTTGCGGGATATTCCCCAAACCCTGAATGTGGTGTTAAATCTCTGGTTCTACCTTACCCCCATTGTCTATCCGGTCAGCACGATTCCTGAAGGCTTCCGAAATTGGATTTTTTGGCTGAATCCCCTGGCCGCCTTAGCAGAAGTCTATCGAGATGCCATTATTGTGGGACAAATCCAGCATTGGGGTGAATGGGCGATCGCCGGAGTCGTTGCCTCGATTGTCTTTTTGGGGGGATTATGGTCGTACCGTAAACTCCGGCCGGGATTTGCTGACGTCTTGTAA